Genomic segment of Citrus sinensis cultivar Valencia sweet orange chromosome 7, DVS_A1.0, whole genome shotgun sequence:
aattccaaaaatttacaatatcataggtaaagattataactatttcattttcaagtttttaattttatcttttttgtagaaactttaagaaaatatcaataatttaaagaggattttttaaattttaaattttatctttcttgtaggaactttaagaaaatatcaataatttaaagagggtaaaatagccaacaattttaatttttttttagttatgtccgtctacaaattattgttaagggtaatattgtttttgcacagtcaactaacggtcaatgttaaaattaactgacggtaggaggttttttataaataaattaattctcgccatctacttgcaacaagtccAAATCTCAGGggagttttttaaaaattacccgtGCATGAAAAATATcgaatataacaaaatatatttattttttttttatatattgaaattcgatatttttcattattttatctcCCGTCCAAATATCTTTCGGGGGAACCGGGAACATCCAAATCAGGGATGGTATTTGGTGCAGTCAATGCAGTGCCGATACGATACGAAACTTCTTAACAGACACCTTTGACTTTTCTAACCACCCTCGCATTGAACCACGCAATGCACTTTCCATGATCTCGACCGCACTTGATCAACACTCACCGATTCCCTCTCTTTCCGCATGGTTCATGGCCGCTTTGATCGCGCAAAGTAACGCACAAGAGACGGCCAAAAGCTTCTCAATCGCCCGAATTTGAATACCCTAACACTCGACCGATGGCCCGGCGGTCCCTACCGATCCTCAAACAAATACTTTCAAAGTCTTCCGACCAATGCTCCCCGTTCCTCACCCCGACCCGATCCGTAACCTACATGCCGCGACCCGGAGATGGCGCTCCACGCGCAGTGACTCTGCTTCCAGGCGACGGAATTGGACCGTTAGTGACCGGTGCCGTCGAGCAAGTAATGGAAGCGATGCACGCGCCAGTATACTTCGAGAAGTACGAGGTCCACGGGGACATGAAGCGAGTGCCTGAAGAAGTGATCAAATCGATTAAGAAGAATAAGGTTTGCCTGAAAGGCGGCCTGGCCACGCCGATGGGCGGCGGGGTGAGTTCATTGAACATGCAGTTGAGGAGGGAGTTGGATTTGTACGCGTCGCTAGTTAATTGTTTCAATTTACGGGGATTGCCGACACGTCATGAGAATGTGGATATTGTTGTAATTAGAGAGAACACTGAGGGCGAATATTCGGGCCTCGAACACGAAGTCGTGCCTGGAGTCGTTGAAAGCCTTAAGGTATTGATCGATTGTTaatgttttattgtttttcttttcttctgtttattttcattctttttcgaATTAGGATATAATTAGAATATGTTTAGGATTGAGACGATGATATTGGTTTAAACATAGGACTGCCACCGAATGAAATTAattggtaaacactagctgctgtcaactgttttaattttgaaaatgaaacagagcacattttcaaaattaaacacTTTTAAACACATTATGCGTTGCCTAATTGTGAAAGCTCAGCAGCATAAGTGTTTGGTAATTATTCGCATTTACTTGGCAGCTAATGTTTACCAATTACTCACTCACTCACTCGTACTTAATATCTAGTGATTTCATTTCAGGATTAGCAGCACATGAATCCCAATAAAAACCTGTTaccattttcataatattgttgttggaTATATTTGCTATACATCAAAAGATCCGAAACCTTTGGTGCTGTGTAGTCTTGTTTATGTTTGTATCTCATACTACCTGTTTGCTAGGTGATAACAAAGTTCTGTTCCGAGCGTATTGCAaaatatgcttttgaatatGCATACCTGAATAATAGAAAGAAGGTAACCGCTGTGCATAAAGCAAACATTATGAAGCTTGCTGATGGTCTTTTCTTGGAATCTTGCCGAGAGGTTGCCACAAAGTATCCTGGGATTAAGTACAATGAAATAATTGTGGACAATTGCTGCATGCAGCTTGTTTCAAAGCCTGAACAATTTGATGTCATGGTATGCTATTTACATTTTCAATGAGACTATGATTGGAATTTAGTTTATGTTAGGTTGTTTCACAACTTTCTGCCCAAGATTTGTGTAAATTCTGCTTGTTTTTATTGGTTAATAGTTTTAACTTTCTATCTGATTTTTTTGGTGATGAGGCTAGTTTTggttaatttataaagtgcTTCCTTTATCAGTTCTTTTAGTTCAACAATTTctgttgaaattaatttgttttttgatgGTGAGATGATATTGCTTGATGGGGTACTGAATGTATGTTATATTGCTACTCTTGTAGAATTCCAAATTGTTGCACCTCACTTTGACAGATCATGGACAATGGGAAAGAATGCGGAAAACCGGACctccctttctttctttctttttttttaattttttaatttgcctTTTTACTGTTCAGAGAGAATAGAAAGGGGTTCATGATCTAATTTgaatagttaataataataagattgttCCTTGTTCAAGTCACATATGTCACACTTACCACcggttttattattttagaaatttgatTTCTGCTGTGCTTTATTGACCCGTTTCATATCATGACTCAAGGGTTGAAAATCGCCCGTGTACCCCTTTTAAAATCAGAAGAAGTTAGAACTCCTTGGATCATCTGTCAACAGCTCAATCAACGACTTCTATATTTTCAGCATTAGAGGAAGCGATTTAGAATGAGATTTCGATGTTATCATCAGTTCTGCAGACAATTTAGAAAACTAGTGGATAGTAGGtacaagaatttgagatgaatgTTAGATATGTTTTTCCCCCTTTCTGATAATAATGCTGGTTATTAACTTGGCCCTAATGTGGGCTCGAATTTTACTCTTTATGGGGATATGAACTCCGGTTTTGTAATAAGTATCTATGGAGGAATTCTTTGGGTGGTATCTTGTTGCTTCATTTTGATTGTAGTCTCCTGCTGCAACCTTTATCTTGTGTGCTGACTGCCGACTTGGTCCCCGCCTATTTCAACTATCAATGAAAAAGTATTTCTGTCACTGATGCAAGCTCCTCTTTATATTTCAGGTGACACCAAATCTTTATGGCAATCTAGTTGCCAATACAGCGGCTGGTATTGCTGGTGGCACAGGAGTCATGCCAGGAGGTACGGCTATCCACGCATTTCTCTTTAAGAATTTATGTGTTTTCTGTTTCTGatatatttctctttcatGTGGAGTTTTTTGAATTTCgccttttataaatatttggcAACTGATCACCTAAACATCCTAGTGCAATGAAGTTAAGAATTCTAAAATCTCTCAATTTGGGTGCATTGTTATGTTTGTTATGCaggtctttattttttttagtaggtGGTTAAGATGCAATAtattcttttgctttatattCTTTACATGTGATGAATGGAATATATTCAATGAAATTATGAGGTATTAAATGGCATGGttatattaaaagttaattatataGATATTGCAAATGGAGTTTAGTCTGTACAGGATTAAGTGTATGAATGTGTGTGTTGCTCATTATGCCCTGAACACTCAGCGCAGGTTGTTTTTATAGTAATGGCGATACAGAGGGAGCTGCATTCATCAAGAGggtataaattcaaataatattgaTGCAAGTGTGTTACATGGTTGATCTGTTAGCATCGGTTTATGAGTGGATAGATCATTAGGcttaaacataatattatgatGCAACAGCAGTAATGTGGGGTTTAAACTGAAAACAGCCGATGCTCTGGCTGTGCATAAGATGAATACTGCTCTATCTTGTTGCTTGAAGATGCACCAATATGGAGTCTCATTACATTAAATTATCTTCTAAGATATCAACAGATCCCTGTAACTTTGAAGCTCGGCAAAAAGCAGAACTTTGAATTCCCTGATgagcaaaattaaaaacttctAAGAGAAGAAGAGCCTCAATGTTCTTTAAGGTTCATACAAAAAATGTACTCATTTCCCATAATTTTACTTCTAAACAAGGATGAAAAGCTTGAACTATCTGGTTTTACATCTTGTTATATTCTTCAATAATCCTTTTTGCTATATGGATTTGGTACgtaataattgaaaatgaagtAATCTCTCTATCTTGTTGAGCATGTGCACTTGCTTACTGCTTCTAGAGAATAAAACAGAATCCCTGTATTGTATATAATATGCCACCACTTGGAAACTTCCAGGAGGAATCATTCATAAagcattgttttgttttgttttgtttttttatactttaaaCACatctaaattattgaattcgGCTCTTTGTGGAGTGATACCATGTTTAAACTATAGAAGAGTGGAATAACGTGTGTTTTTCGTTGAaaaatttagggatatttGAGTATCTATTATGAAAGAGCATCTTCCTGCAGGGGCACTGGACGGTCCTTCCATGTGTCCCTTTCCCTTATTTTCCCTTCAATATACATAGAGGAAAAGGATCTCATTCCATTTTAGAAATCATGTATCCAGTTGAGATTAACCAGTGATCTGCACTGTGGCTTGCAGGCAATGTTGGTGCTGATCATGCTATTTTTGAGCAAGGTGCTTCAGCAGGAAACGTGGGTAATGAGAAACTAGTTGAGCAAAAGAAAGCAAACCCAGTAGCCTTGCTTCTTTCATCTGCGATGATGCTGAGACATCTTCAATTTCCTTCATTTGCTGATCGATTAGAAACTGCTGTTAAACGAGTAATATCAGAGGGCAAGTGCAGAACAAAAGACCTAGGAGGGAGCAGCACCACTCAAGAAATTGTTGATGCTGTTATTGCTGCCTTGGAATGAGTAAGGGAACATAGTTTTTAAGTAGCTGCTCTTTGCATAAAATTGGGATTTCTCATGGGAATTTTACCAGGCccatgttcattttttttttgctcccaattttttaatcctttcttggcaatttcaattttcttcgCATTACAATTGAGAATATCTATGGTGTCTAAATAAGCACcattgaagatgaagatgatgatctGTAATTTAAACCCCTGGGAAGGGAAATGATTACATTTTTGGTGCTGGAAATAATTGTTAAACTATTCTAATTAAAAGGGGAATAGATACAGAAAGACTTCAATTCTTCTAATCTGGTTCAAGTATATTGTTGTCATTATACTTAacttcagttttttttttttattattattattattattatctaagCTGGTAGACGAATGAATTTGTTCGGTTAGTTTCAAGGGACTGAGCCACCTTTCTGTTATTTTTCAGCTGCAAATACCATATAAGTAAAGATATAATcacaaatttttgtataaacaGACGTGGcgttaattcattggttgaattaaatattttttgacctacataatttatttttattattttatattttcattcaaccaaataaaaaatttattttttcttcgcGATGTTGAGAAAGGATGTTGATTTtctcttaaaatattaataaaagattcCAATGCAAAACACGTGATGCTTTTGTGAAAGTTGagtccaaatatttttattagatataTATTAACGAAATGTAATCTGTTGTTTTACCccaatgtaaatttttattttgaagcgGACAAAATGTTTTGTATAAGATACAACAACTATCAACGAAAAAAGTGAGACACCTGGGCTTGAGTTTAGGTTTTcggagaagaaaagaaaacctaagcaaattttgagaaaggaaaagagGTGGCCCTGCAGCTATAACCTTGAGAGTTTGAGGGGGGGGCcagaaatggaaaattaaagttaCAACGTACGTAGTAGAATTAGAAAGTTTTGAAATGTAATGATGGGATCCAGATTCCAGAGCCAGagggtgaaaaaaaaaaaaatttaggaaaaaGATACCCTGACATGAAAAGACAACACGCACCCTCAAGAAAAGATGgcctaaaaaaaaagaaaaagtgagaTGACGCTGACAGGCCAACCAATTAACTTTTTTCCAGAAACTCAACCAACTGCGTTCGGATTtgtctctctcttcttcttcttcttcttcttcagttAACAACTACATCCTCGACATCTTCTCTGTCTGCGTCCAAATAGCAAAGACcaatatgtatatgtatatatataaactctCCCTTAACTCTTCTTCGTCCCTTCAAACCCTGCTCTTTCATGCAACTTTCACCAAAAAGACGTTAAACCATTTGAGCAATTAAATCTGAAAATTTCAATAACACAAAGAGAAGATCTAGAAagcaaatataataaatattttttatatttttaaaaaaaaaattacttgctGTACTGCGGCCTAAACCTCTTCTGATCgttattaacataaataacAGGAAGATTAGGATGAGACACGCAGACCCCATGCCGTTTGTAATAACTACGCCCACCTCCATCCAAGTCCAAGCTACACCCATCTACTTGACAAACATAACAACCCCCCCTACTCAtcaccatttttattttgaagctCAAGTTCAGGTTCTTTCTCTCTTCCCAGCcgttccccccccccccccccccccctttctttttccttttcctttaatttattgtagCTAGCTAGCTTGCTCTTTGGTTATGAACTTATGATTACTATATATGTAAAGGATACTTGCGATATGAAAGGAGGGTGAGAGTATAGtacatattaataattaattttaacaatggGTAATGGGATTAATGCTGCGTTTGGTAATCAGTAATGAGTAATCAAAAtgagttaaaattaaaatgggctGGAATCGAAAAGTGTTTACTTAAGCTATAGAAATCAAAATCGagattaactttatttttattaatgtgtttactttattttataattagaataaacttagataatttactaaattactttttttaattattatatttggtgatgatgatgatgatgataataataataataataacataaaattaataatcccACTAATTGTTACatcaataacaacaacaataacaataacaatattattattataacatcAAAAATAACAACGacgacaacaacaacaatgatgatgatgatcggCGAGCGACAATTGGAAATGATGAAGGTCGGAGAGTGGTCGCGGCAATGGGATAGCGGTGACAGTGAGGCACGATGAGATTGCGTGCAACGGTGACGAACAACTCTACAACAATCGTTGCTTCAATTCGATTGCAGATCGATAGAAATGAATGGCTTGGCAATGGTACgagtgcttttttttttttttttttcaattgaggacaaatttgaaattattgattttgttggaGAGTAAAATCATCATTACAAGGAATGGAGTTTTGATTCCGAACCCCCACTCCCGGAAAAAGAACTCCAACATTCAATCCCAATTTTCTGTGGGGCtaacacaatttatttttattctcaacttcaatttaataaataaataaaattttaattccgACGATTTAGGGAACACATCATTTTactaaatatgaaatttgggTCCGGTTACGGTGCAACGATGGTACGGTACCACTGTTGCATCCAGCCGTTGAATCTACTTAGATGGATGGATTTATTGGAATTCAACGGCTAGATGTAATGGTGGCACGGTACCACCATTGCACCATAATTTTCTCCATGAAATTTATGGATGATCatcataaaaagaaagaaaggaacaACCACAACTGCAAGCTCGCAAAGGAGGATGATAGTGGCCATGCCATTTCCCCAGTGGCCCCGCTATCGCACCCAGCAGCACGCGCAGCATTTTAGTTGATTTTGACAAGGGGGTCGAACAAAAATTAGGGCTGGGCGGAGTGCCTCACCTCAGACCTCACCCTGTCTTGTCactcaatatttattattatcaattttctcCATCGTCTTCTACGGTGTTTGGATCGATCGACGCTtctcattttctcttcttcgTATAAGGAGAATCGGCTTTCTGAGTCAAAGCACGAGTGAaactcttaaaatttatatatatatacatactaTCACTGTCATTGCATAATCTATCTATCATCTCGGTCCAATGTGAATGTGGCGCGCTCATAGattagaaatattattattatacatgGAAGAGTATGCtgggaaaaaatgaaaattctcGTTTCAGTTTctatctttttccttttatgagaacaaaataaagataaaaagagtagatcaaaattcaataatatatttctattcagtactttttttttttttg
This window contains:
- the LOC102626057 gene encoding isocitrate dehydrogenase [NAD] regulatory subunit 1, mitochondrial isoform X2 — protein: MARRSLPILKQILSKSSDQCSPFLTPTRSVTYMPRPGDGAPRAVTLLPGDGIGPLVTGAVEQVMEAMHAPVYFEKYEVHGDMKRVPEEVIKSIKKNKVCLKGGLATPMGGGVSSLNMQLRRELDLYASLVNCFNLRGLPTRHENVDIVVIRENTEGEYSGLEHEVVPGVVESLKFCSERIAKYAFEYAYLNNRKKVTAVHKANIMKLADGLFLESCREVATKYPGIKYNEIIVDNCCMQLVSKPEQFDVMVTPNLYGNLVANTAAGIAGGTGVMPGGNVGADHAIFEQGASAGNVGNEKLVEQKKANPVALLLSSAMMLRHLQFPSFADRLETAVKRVISEGKCRTKDLGGSSTTQEIVDAVIAALE
- the LOC102626057 gene encoding isocitrate dehydrogenase [NAD] regulatory subunit 1, mitochondrial isoform X1, with product MARRSLPILKQILSKSSDQCSPFLTPTRSVTYMPRPGDGAPRAVTLLPGDGIGPLVTGAVEQVMEAMHAPVYFEKYEVHGDMKRVPEEVIKSIKKNKVCLKGGLATPMGGGVSSLNMQLRRELDLYASLVNCFNLRGLPTRHENVDIVVIRENTEGEYSGLEHEVVPGVVESLKVITKFCSERIAKYAFEYAYLNNRKKVTAVHKANIMKLADGLFLESCREVATKYPGIKYNEIIVDNCCMQLVSKPEQFDVMVTPNLYGNLVANTAAGIAGGTGVMPGGNVGADHAIFEQGASAGNVGNEKLVEQKKANPVALLLSSAMMLRHLQFPSFADRLETAVKRVISEGKCRTKDLGGSSTTQEIVDAVIAALE